The region agtttattcctcctcttGCGATCAGCCTGAACGGTTCTTTGctctttcgctcgccgactcacgcattgttatagtggacctaacctcgctCCCTATAAGTAGTATATAGTCTTACGTCATGCATGCGCACTTAGCACATTAATGCGTTGTAGATATCGCAGCAGCCGTTGCTCAGGGCGTGAGACTCGCGATAGCGAACTCGAATGTGACCTTCTTAAATATAAAGCAAAAGAAATTGTTTGCTTGTGAACTatgcaaacaagaaataaaatagaCGCTTAACAAAGTGCTTCTTCCAAAAGCAGGAAGAATACAATGAAGCCCAGTTGGTGGCGGCACGCAGTTCGTCGGCGTTCACCCTTGCGCATGCTGTGCTGTTCATCACGTCGCCCTCATTTTTAGGCGTGAGAAGAGCATCGAGGTATTATTCTCTTGTGCAAAAAACACCGCGTCGTAAGCACAAACGGAAAATGTTGATCTGTGAAGCGTGCGCCAGCGTGCCCATAGGCAGCAGTTTCCCGCGGCCGTATCTCACCGTTGACTAACTTTAGAATTCACGCCGCGACCGTTAGGCGAGCTGTTGTGGTGCCATCTGGAAGAATTTGAATGTGGACTTTACAAAACGCAACAAAGTTCGATCTGTTTAGTTTCTCGTATGCAATAATTTAAAGCTTATGCTATTTATAAACTACTCACGACAAACAATGTTTTGGTTAAGTTTCTTTGGCCCCTCTGATTTACGAGCATTGGCAGCTCGGGGGCTCCAATCTAAATACATGTTTTTTCTTGGCTGCACCAAATGTTATtacatttgttgcatttaaaacacAAACTTAAAACCTACTGACTGTTTCTAGCGAATGTTTTATTTAGGCCGTCAAGTTTTTTCGAAATATTGTAGAAAATTGCTCATTTTCAGAAAGCCCCACTGTccagtttacaactctaactcagcaatgaaaaaagcTGTAAATTGCATATactagtacatctaaagcggacagaATTAATGTATTATACATTGCTCTTAAATAGGCCACTAATATATGAGTTGGACTTTTGCAAAACACTCGTAAACAATGTAACTAATTCACGTAATATTTTCCCGTAACAACGTAACTAATTCACGAAATTCATGTATCAAATTtttccgctttggatgctctaacggatgcagtttacacaAGTGCGATATTTGTTCTTAATGCAGACCTACAaacttgtaaacttcgtgcttccacCTTTTTCAAACCTACCAATATTTGAAAGTTTCTTTTAAATACTACGAGCCCGAAATCAACATTCTACTTACAACAGTCGCTAgaacttatttttttctctcgaatgcaacaaatttcataaacatcggcccagtggttagctcagaaaagcgtttctgcgttttacatgtatttgaataggcagaatgcatcggagttgggcccgagctaaagcaaTCCTTATTTTCAGATTGTCGCTTAATGTTGAGGACATTGAACCTGGTTGAACAGAGTTTGAATGGAGAGACAGTATTTCACTTTGTAGAGTATGTTTGCCGAGGATGGAGGCAGGAGCCAGACGAGCAAGTCAAGAAAGTCGCGAAATGCAAGATGACAAAAGGCTTGCATGATTACTACTACACTCTAGCTTGGTTAACCCGTGAGAAACAATATACTTAACAAGTAGACAAATACAGTGGACAGCTGCCAAATGGTTGCTCAATTAGACGCGGTAATGATGACACTCTGGTGATGCTTTCTGTTTGTGCTTTCTTAAACGTGTAGCACAACGTTTCGCTTAGTCGATGTTGTGCCCCATCTGCACCAGTAAAGAAAGGAAAAATGATTAGgagtcccttatgctacaactaagacgacttgaaggcgaaagcccgagcacCGCTAACTCAATAACACgacgacactttttttttcgctgagtcatcatcactctgaaaccacaatttagtcatttttgcaaatcacccttcctatgattcccCAAACTCGCGTGATTCATCagtctcacttggaccctcatcTCTcatatatattattgcgatagcaattatatggacactcaaagcagatttctgccgtcatcgccgtgaggttccgtatgacgtcaacggcgattaaatcgtcgccgcgcgccggacactgtatgtgcgagtgaaagggcgtcagtaaggcgcgctatcacggggagcgaacgcaccgcggagagcaaacgcgcgttctgcgccgttctccctgaagggctgccgaGTTaatcgtctctttcctccttgacaatcaccatatatagagagcaaacgcgatttgtTCCGTTGCTGGAAAGGCCgcgggggatgggggggggggggggcaggggggacgagagggagggagggaggcgacgtttagctgcgtaaccaaatgcgtattcatataaattggcgctgagccgtgctccctcaagggctgcagaagatagcgccaacctttccctttccctcaagaaccacttatcgtaTTCATATAAAAAgtgtcccagtttcacccgaaaggcgaatcttcaattgcgatagcaacttagtatagaatacggagtaaagatagtagttttatcagctgtataaacttggatatgtagcagcaccagcaccgcgccgaactggtgtcgacgccgtcgcctttttgccagcgttcgcaacgaacgcgcgcggcgttggtgactgttgccagggcctctgggggcggctcggaggtttacgacgagatcagaacgggaaactcgtcgagcagcgtcggaagtctttaccaccttctcgcctcgcaacgttttacgggcgaagctccttatggcggcacccgttccgtccccgtcgtagtagtagtagtagtgtgtaaccagtctgagaaaaatgagaaaaaaattccgaagttgtgtccgtagcgaggaatcgaaccaaggacccctcgcttccgagcgcgcggcgttagcccactacgccacgaagcggacatggacaaacgcaccacgatggctataaatacccaacattaacgaaaggccgcgtttatAGCGCGTttctaaagcccgtttcacatggtgcgatcttgcagtgcgtttttcgcagctgcgatttgcgaaattcgcaatcccgtttcacatggatctacggaagctgcgtttttcgcatactcgttgagccttctgactggcgatgacgtatgagcgagctgcctcctattggtcgtctgtttccaccgctacagtggctaccaccgcatctgcgttttcgcagagaagttcagcacgccgaacatcgaaaaatcgcacgcacgaagggtccggcggcctatttcccgcagctgcgaattcgcaagtgcgaattcgcagacaaaatcgcaccatgtgaaatgggcttaacgcgtttgtgctagcgcgttacggcccgtgtaagaagctgatgtaagacgctgtggcctctctaccttaccttcaacgcgtttcgaacgcgctgcccaaagcggtggcaaatcaagttcaagtcgaggagcgtttatgaatacggggggtatactctctcagcagtcatgtgatggcgtcggcaaacgcggtgcacgttcctgcatgtgtaaatggctgcgtaagacgccgtggccgctcccccttactagagagtactgcacgtttctaacgcgtttgtgctagcgtccccttaagcgggagatccgatgattccctccggagcttcgcccactcatcatcattcacctcgtggatctgctgtcattttttataTAGATACGCATTTGTGGCcacaactaaacgtcgcctcccccctctctctccctcccgtccccccacagcctttcgagcgacggaagaagtagcgtttgctatctatatatggggattgtaaaggaggaaagagacgcttaattctgcagcccttcggggagcacggcgcagaacgcgcgtttgttctccgccgtgcgttcgctccccgtgaaagcgcgcgtccctcgtgccctttcactcgcacatacagcgtccggtgcgcggcgacgatttcatcaccgttggcgtcagacggaacctcatggcgacgccgacggcagaaatcctctttgagtgtccatataattgctatcgcaataaaacgtaccACCTTCTCAGGAGGTAAAGACTttggacgctgctcgacgagtctaccgttctcatctcgtcgaaaacctacGAGCTGcccgcagaggcaccggcaacagtcaccaacgccgcgcgcgttcggtgcgaacgcgtgcaaaacgccgacgatgtcaacaacagttctgcgtgttgctggtgctgctgcatgtccaagtttatacagctgataaaactattatccttaccccgtatagctctctactaatttgctatcgcaattcaagcttcgcctttcgggtgaaactgctatTGTCagggtgtttattgacaggattgagagatcgaactcggtgcggcagtcagaaccctgcgagcagtcaggacaagccccgtgcgtaaaagcgctggtgatgcgcctgactgaccggcacttcttcgtcgtatttcacacaccggagatgcacctggctaaccggcacttcttcgttacatttgtcccccggataaaaagacgccatcctggcgatctaagcatacggtaacatagagggatcgtagaagggcttgagccgatctacgtgaaccgtttcgcgaccgcgacggcgctgatcagaggacggtgacacaggctcgacgacttAATTCAcaggggaagtttgtgcaattacacggtaaggtccatgatatctaggtagcagcttagaagaaaggcccggagctacaggtggaacccacagccaaaccaacgaatcggaagggaagcttgggggaacagagccaccacgacgaaacttctgttgtgtctgatctgcggtggtaagacaacgggcgagttgtctgcattcttcagcatgctgcgtagcttgagacacaggaacacattccgatgaatcaggctggtagggtagcatggtatcgatggtgcaggaaggttcacggccgtaccgtaagaaaaacggagaaaaaccagtggtagcttgagtggcagtattataggcgaacgtgacgaacggaagcacagcgtcccagttggaatggtcggacgcgacgtacatggcgagcatgtcgccaagagtacggttgaaacgctccgtcagcccgttcgtctgtggatggtatgcgctagtggtcctgtggatgatgtgacactccttcagaagcgacgtcacgacttcagatagaaatgcgtggcctcgatcactgagaagttcccgaggggctccgtgaggaagaacaaaatgccgcagtatgaaggatgcaacatcttgggcagttgcagatggaagtgcagcggtttctgcatagcgtgtgaggtgatccactgcaacgataatccagcggttgccagcaccagtacaaggaagcgggccgtaaaggtcgatcgattccgacccgattgaaaggacgggatgggcaaggaagcggctgcaagggtgcggcagtggaagtagggcccgactttcggcgctggcagtcgaggcagcagcggacgtacttccgaacgaatTTGTACacgccaggccagtaataccggagcctaaggcgggtttaggtctttaacacgccaccgtgtgcacattggggatcagtgtgaaacgatgcacataaatcagcccgaagatgacgcggtattactaggagccattgctgaccctcggggagataattgcgacggtataggagttggtcgcgaataacaaagtgatgcgcctgccgccgtagagtcctagacgccgtaacagtggtaggatcagagagaaactccaaaagcgaagaaatccacgggtctttgctctgctcagaaCGCATGTCATCGATcgcaagtgctgagaggacaaagttgagtgggcaaagactgtcaggatcagggtcaggtgatattggcgagcgggagagagcataggcatcggtgtgcttgcgtccagagcggtacacaacccggatgtcgtactcttgcaaatgGAGTGCcccgcgtgcgaggcggccagaggggtctttcaatgaggagagccagcccagcttttttttttgctagtcaCTCCCCCACTTTATAACctcttgattcactcttgattcactctACCACTGCTTGGTTCACCACATTCACTCGATCATCTCGGCTTTACTTCCAtaacacttggtttgctctattactccaaatttcccaTTTTCATCACTCTCGATTCACCTTAATTCATTCTTCATTCACTCTCATTGACTCTTCATATCtgatgttgaattccaatggcggagtcagagcaagtttttctgctcgtttcggagcaagtttgttccaatgGCAGAGTGAGGGCGGGAGTAAAGTGTTCCAATAAGAGAGTCGGAGTGGATTCAGAGCGGGAGTCACTCTGTGGAGCAGAAAATGATGCTCCGCCAAAATcggcggagtggaccggaactctACGTGACGTATTTCCTTTACCACGTTTCTCTGCTGGCGGTCGCCACCGGTCGCGACTCGCGAGTTGTGGTGGTAATGGCGGACGACATGAACGGCTCGGCTAGTTCGGCAAAGCAtgcggcattgcttctgctactcgacagcgacagctccgagtcggaaAGCTCAAGTTCCGACACGAGCGATTTCTCGGATAGTGACAGCGACGCTGAAACTGCCGCTTACGAGCGGGAATTCGACAGGATGTTCCGCATTCCCGCGAAGAGGCCCAAAATAGTCGGCTTCATCGAGGACGTCGTGCGGCAGTACTCGGACGAtgaggtaaagaaaaaaagaaaggaaagcatCATACTCAAGGTTTAACACGTTGCGGTGCtttcctttctgttttttttttttcagttccgaAGGCACTTCAGGCTAGCTCGACCTGTGGCTGAAAAGTTGATCGCCGAGTTTGCTGCGTCGTCTATGTGCCCTTCGAGCACACATGGAGGGGTTCCAGCGAAATCTGCGGAAATGCACATCTTGTCTTTTATCTGGTGAGTTTTCGACTTTTCTATGCACCTGCCAAATGAACAACGATAAATGAAACGCGAGGGCGTCGGATGCCTGAATAAAAATGCATTTACTGCGAGCTCGTTGCTTGCACTGCAGTGTAGTCTAAAGCTGCTTTTCCCCATGCGTGTAATCCCACTGCGCAGGTACGCGGCCAACAAAACCTGCATGAGAAACGTGGCAAGCCGGTTCGACTTGTCAGAAATCTCTGTTCACCGAATCCTCCATAGAGTAGCGCACTTCCTCCTGACCCTGGGACCATCGTTGATAAAGTTTCCCGCTGACCTGGAGAACCTCACTAGAAGTTTTGAGAAGGTTTGTTGTGATTTTATTTACCTATAAGGAACAATGATATCGCCGAGCCAAGTTTTATTGATGATATCGCAACATCACTgtgcacgttttattgcgatagcaaataaatggacacttcaaccggatttctgccgtcggcgtcgccgtcgccgtcgccgtgaggttccctatagataaaatcgtcgccgcgcgccgtatgcccgagcggaagcgtgcggggacgcgcgctatcacggagagcgaacgcactcaatctcccacgcgcaagcaaggaagcgggaagccagcgccggagggagcgggaggggagggggcgcacttctactctgccaacaaccgcgctcttcgcactcttatctccacacggctctgacctttatgcgctgtacattcgccgctcagtttccgttgaagtgatagaccgcacgtaccttcgcccgctgcggcgtgtgggcttgctgccagcgttttgacagtcgttgtctgcagtcattcagtgtgatctattcatgtttgtttgtgcgcgctcacaccacgcttgttcattcagttagtaatagtcgggccacattttccaacgcacgctacacatgcaatgctcacccggatcggcagtgcagcgctacaggtgtgtcccttcgcacgcgctgcccacgggaagcgcttctcatcaacaccaccgtttcacacgcgccttctcgtggtcatcgagtctctcttcatgtcggtctacttacggcgcggcgcacctgcttacttaatcagctcatgtttactacaattcatattgctaccaaagccgctcaccttacttcgtaggacattgctgtgttgctatcgcattcattgcttcgcccttagggcgaaactgtgacattttttttgctatTTCAAG is a window of Dermacentor silvarum isolate Dsil-2018 chromosome 4, BIME_Dsil_1.4, whole genome shotgun sequence DNA encoding:
- the LOC119448529 gene encoding putative nuclease HARBI1, with protein sequence MMLRQNRRSGPELYVTYFLYHVSLLAVATGRDSRVVVVMADDMNGSASSAKHAALLLLLDSDSSESESSSSDTSDFSDSDSDAETAAYEREFDRMFRIPAKRPKIVGFIEDVVRQYSDDEFRRHFRLARPVAEKLIAEFAASSMCPSSTHGGVPAKSAEMHILSFIWYAANKTCMRNVASRFDLSEISVHRILHRVAHFLLTLGPSLIKFPADLENLTRSFEKVSGMPDVIGCIDGSYIKIQCPDKKVASAYCNRHHYLSLTLQAVCDDKRRLLDAFIESSSKMHDSHVFSLSPLSKKISAVCQGSFHLLGDAAYPLREYLLTPYRDYGALTKQQKGFNYKFSATRMLIENAFSNLKKRFRQLMHLELRTIQWLNKFIISCCFLHNLCIEYGDVEPDDDDDEQVPNDVQWQNCSDNHIDESGEERALRRLGEIKRTKVLAKFL